From the genome of Solidesulfovibrio carbinolicus, one region includes:
- the ilvD gene encoding dihydroxy-acid dehydratase yields MRSSLFKSGLEKAPHRSLLYALGLTKEEMRRPLIGVVNSANEVVPGHIHLNTIAEAVKAGIRLAGGTPMTFPVIGVCDGLAMNHAGMHFSLVSREIIADSIEIMASAHPFDALVCIPNCDKVVPGMLMAMLRLNIPAVIVSGGPMLAGTTSEGSFDLIDVFEAVGKFKRGAINEEQLEELEENACPGCGSCSGMFTANSMNCLSESVGLGLPGNGTIPAVSAKRVRLAKTAGMRVMDLLEKNIRPRDIVTAKSIENAVTMDMALGCSTNTVLHLPAVFAEAGLPLTLDIFDAISRKTPNLCKLSPAGKHYLDDLERAGGIPAVMSELAKRGLLHLDVMTATGKTLGENLADLKARVKNFDVIRAKEPYANEGGIAILRGSLAPDGAVVKQSAVAPSMMRHTGPARVFDSEEAANTAILGGEVQAGDVVVIRYEGPQGGPGMREMLSPTSNIMGMGLGETVALITDGRFSGGTRGAAIGHVSPEAAEGGPIALIRDGDTIEVDIPARKLNVLVDAAELEARRASVVAPEKVIESPLLRRYASLVKSAAQGAVYKDPAAK; encoded by the coding sequence ATGCGCAGCTCGCTTTTCAAGTCCGGGCTTGAAAAAGCCCCTCACCGTTCATTGCTCTACGCCCTGGGCCTGACCAAGGAAGAAATGCGCCGCCCGCTTATCGGCGTCGTCAATTCCGCCAACGAGGTCGTGCCCGGCCACATCCATTTGAACACCATCGCCGAAGCGGTCAAGGCCGGCATCCGTCTGGCCGGCGGCACGCCCATGACCTTCCCGGTCATCGGCGTGTGCGACGGCCTGGCCATGAACCACGCCGGCATGCACTTTTCCCTGGTCAGCCGCGAGATCATCGCCGACTCCATCGAGATCATGGCCAGCGCCCATCCCTTTGACGCGCTGGTGTGCATCCCCAACTGCGACAAGGTCGTGCCCGGGATGCTCATGGCCATGCTGCGTCTCAACATCCCGGCCGTCATCGTCAGCGGCGGACCCATGTTGGCCGGCACCACCTCCGAGGGCAGCTTCGACCTCATCGACGTGTTCGAGGCCGTGGGCAAGTTCAAGCGCGGGGCCATAAACGAAGAACAGCTGGAAGAGCTTGAGGAAAACGCCTGTCCGGGCTGCGGCTCGTGTTCGGGCATGTTCACGGCCAACTCCATGAACTGCCTGTCCGAGTCCGTGGGCCTGGGGCTTCCCGGCAACGGCACCATCCCGGCCGTGTCGGCCAAACGGGTGCGTCTGGCCAAAACGGCCGGCATGCGGGTCATGGATCTGCTGGAAAAAAACATCCGCCCCCGGGACATCGTCACGGCCAAGAGCATCGAAAACGCCGTGACCATGGACATGGCCCTGGGCTGCTCCACCAACACCGTGCTGCACCTGCCGGCGGTCTTTGCCGAGGCCGGCTTGCCGCTCACTCTGGACATCTTTGACGCGATTTCCCGCAAGACCCCCAATTTGTGCAAGCTCTCCCCGGCCGGCAAGCACTACCTCGACGACCTGGAACGGGCCGGCGGCATCCCGGCCGTCATGTCCGAACTGGCCAAGCGGGGACTGCTCCATCTCGACGTCATGACCGCCACCGGCAAGACGCTCGGCGAGAACCTCGCCGACCTCAAGGCGCGGGTCAAAAACTTCGACGTCATCCGGGCCAAGGAGCCTTACGCCAACGAAGGCGGCATCGCGATTTTGCGCGGCAGCCTGGCCCCGGACGGCGCGGTGGTCAAGCAGTCGGCCGTGGCCCCCTCGATGATGCGCCACACCGGCCCGGCCCGGGTGTTCGACAGCGAGGAAGCGGCCAACACGGCCATTCTCGGCGGCGAGGTCCAGGCCGGCGACGTGGTGGTCATTCGCTACGAAGGCCCCCAAGGCGGCCCGGGGATGCGCGAGATGCTCTCGCCCACCTCCAACATCATGGGCATGGGCCTTGGGGAAACCGTGGCCCTTATCACCGACGGCCGCTTCAGCGGCGGCACGCGCGGCGCGGCCATCGGCCACGTCTCCCCGGAGGCGGCCGAGGGCGGCCCCATCGCGCTTATCCGCGACGGCGACACGATCGAGGTGGACATCCCGGCCCGCAAGCTCAACGTCCTGGTGGACGCCGCCGAGCTGGAAGCGCGCCGGGCCTCGGTCGTCGCGCCCGAGAAAGTCATCGAATCGCCGCTCTTGCGGCGCTATGCCTCCCTGGTCAAGTCCGCCGCCCAGGGCGCGGTCTACAAGGACCCGGCGGCGAAATAG
- a CDS encoding class I SAM-dependent methyltransferase: protein MWDKETARRYDAWFQTGPGAFALGREMRLLERMTAAWPRRGQRLLEIGCGTGVFLDALHQAGFDVTGLDASPHMLEEARERLGNKADLHLGDAGHLPFDDKQFDFAVLLTVLEFCPDPGLVLREAARVARKAVLVGFLNRASCYGLSCKLWPGTTGKLLRHACWFTPWGLSRLVRQNLGPRPMRMGSVLVGPKSTWREATPWRQLNSWMLPLPVGAVCACAVSLTREPVVTPLPAFRAGVCAG from the coding sequence ATGTGGGACAAGGAAACCGCCCGGCGTTATGACGCCTGGTTCCAGACCGGCCCGGGGGCCTTTGCCCTGGGCCGCGAGATGCGCCTGTTGGAGCGCATGACCGCGGCCTGGCCGCGTCGGGGCCAGCGGCTGCTGGAAATCGGCTGCGGCACGGGCGTCTTTCTGGACGCCCTGCACCAGGCCGGCTTCGACGTCACCGGGCTGGACGCCTCGCCCCACATGCTCGAAGAGGCCCGGGAGCGCCTGGGAAACAAGGCCGATCTGCACCTGGGCGACGCCGGGCATCTGCCCTTTGACGACAAGCAGTTCGATTTCGCGGTGCTGCTCACCGTGCTGGAATTCTGCCCCGACCCCGGGCTGGTGCTGCGCGAGGCCGCCCGGGTGGCCCGCAAGGCCGTGTTGGTGGGGTTTTTAAACCGCGCCTCGTGCTATGGCCTCTCCTGCAAGCTCTGGCCCGGGACCACGGGCAAGCTCTTGCGCCACGCCTGCTGGTTCACGCCCTGGGGCCTGTCGCGGCTGGTGCGCCAAAACCTCGGCCCAAGGCCCATGCGGATGGGGTCGGTGCTGGTTGGTCCCAAGTCCACCTGGCGCGAGGCCACGCCCTGGCGGCAGCTCAATTCCTGGATGCTGCCCTTGCCGGTTGGGGCCGTGTGCGCCTGCGCCGTGAGCCTCACCCGGGAGCCGGTGGTGACGCCCTTGCCGGCCTTTCGGGCCGGGGTGTGCGCCGGCTGA
- the hisS gene encoding histidine--tRNA ligase: MDKIQKIKGFADLFPPDSTVFSFIEETARQVFSRYGYKELRVPVLERTELFCRSIGEETDVVQKEMYTFPDRKGRSLTLRPEATAGVMRALVEDGRASEGLAKYFAYGPMFRYERPQKGRMRQFHQIDVEAVGSPDALLDAEVLLMLDQYLRALGLTNLVIELNSLGCKACRPVFLDTLREFLKGMHKEQLCEDCMRRKLSNPLRVLDCKVPQCKEFTADAPKITDHLCPDCADHFAAVRRVLDGANLTYTLNPRLVRGLDYYVRTTFEIVSGDIGSQSSVAGGGRYDGLVHSIGGPDVPGVGFACGMERLALLIDKKAEPAPDFALVVLDATGLERGLLLAQELRAAGFAGEAPYAAKSAKSQMRAADKSGAAFCLVLGSDELAAGTVVVKNMRAGGQETVSQDLLPAHLRARLVAGQED; the protein is encoded by the coding sequence ATGGATAAAATACAGAAAATCAAGGGCTTTGCCGATCTTTTTCCGCCCGATTCCACGGTCTTTTCCTTCATCGAGGAAACCGCCCGACAGGTGTTTTCCCGCTACGGCTACAAGGAACTGCGTGTGCCGGTGCTGGAACGCACCGAACTTTTCTGCCGCTCCATCGGCGAAGAGACCGACGTGGTCCAGAAGGAAATGTACACCTTCCCGGACCGCAAGGGCCGTTCGCTGACGCTTCGCCCCGAAGCCACGGCCGGCGTCATGCGCGCTCTGGTCGAGGACGGCCGCGCTTCCGAGGGGCTGGCCAAGTATTTCGCCTACGGCCCGATGTTCCGCTACGAGCGGCCCCAAAAAGGCCGCATGCGCCAGTTCCACCAGATCGACGTGGAAGCCGTGGGCTCGCCCGACGCGCTCCTCGACGCCGAAGTCCTGCTCATGCTGGACCAGTACCTGCGGGCGCTGGGCCTTACAAACCTCGTCATCGAGCTCAATTCCCTGGGCTGCAAGGCCTGCCGCCCGGTCTTCCTCGACACCCTGCGCGAATTCCTCAAAGGCATGCACAAGGAACAGCTCTGCGAGGACTGCATGCGCCGCAAGCTCAGCAACCCCCTGCGGGTGCTGGATTGCAAGGTGCCCCAGTGCAAGGAATTCACCGCCGACGCGCCCAAAATCACCGACCACCTCTGCCCGGACTGCGCCGACCACTTCGCCGCCGTGCGCCGGGTGCTGGACGGCGCGAACCTCACCTATACGCTGAACCCCCGCCTGGTGCGCGGCCTGGATTACTACGTGCGCACCACCTTCGAGATCGTCTCCGGCGACATCGGCTCCCAGTCGTCCGTGGCCGGCGGCGGCCGCTACGACGGGCTGGTGCACTCCATCGGCGGCCCGGACGTGCCGGGCGTGGGCTTTGCCTGCGGCATGGAGCGCCTCGCCCTGCTCATCGACAAAAAGGCCGAACCGGCCCCGGATTTCGCCTTGGTGGTCCTGGACGCCACTGGCCTGGAACGCGGCCTGCTCCTGGCCCAGGAGCTGCGCGCCGCCGGCTTTGCCGGCGAAGCGCCCTACGCCGCCAAGAGCGCCAAAAGCCAGATGCGCGCCGCCGACAAGTCCGGCGCGGCCTTTTGCCTGGTGCTGGGTTCCGACGAACTGGCCGCCGGCACGGTGGTGGTCAAGAACATGCGGGCCGGGGGCCAGGAAACCGTCAGCCAGGACCTGCTCCCCGCCCACCTGCGGGCGCGACTGGTCGCCGGGCAGGAAGATTAG
- the aspS gene encoding aspartate--tRNA ligase: MSETTALDTMGDWRRSHDCGALTASDVGSEVCLMGWAQFRRDHGGLIFIDLRDRGGLTQVVFCPEGSQAELERAHVLRTEYVLAVKGRVRARPEGMANPNMPTGAIEVEVKEFKLLNTAATPPFPIEDRIDASEMLRLKYRYLDLRRPKLAANFILRNKAVQSIRRYLDQLGFLEVETPVLTKSTPEGARDFLVPSRVNNGSFYALPQSPQLFKQLLMMAGFDRYYQVVKCFRDEDLRADRQPEFTQVDIEMSFVDEEQVMGMAETMVKTMFREAAGVALPEVFPRMPFAEAIRDYGLDKPDIRFGLKLVDVTSIVKNSGFQVFAKAELVKGIRVPGGAALSRKEIDDFTEFVKIYGAKGLAWIKIKEDEWQSPFAKFLSDEEKKGLTEAFGLEVGDIVFFQAGAADMVNNALGYLRLQLGERFEMIPEGSFAPVWITDFPLLEYDPEAKRWAARHHPFTSPQPGQLGTLESAPGEALARAYDLVLNGSEIGGGSIRIHDRETQRAMFAVLGIDAKEAEDKFGFLLRALEYGAPPHGGIAFGLDRLIMILAGAKSIRDVIAFPKTQKALCLMTEAPGEVSTNQLRELGIKLRTRDKDKEQS, encoded by the coding sequence ATGAGCGAGACCACGGCCCTGGACACCATGGGCGATTGGCGGCGCAGCCATGATTGCGGCGCGTTGACGGCTTCCGACGTCGGCAGCGAAGTCTGCCTCATGGGCTGGGCCCAGTTCCGCCGCGACCACGGCGGGCTCATTTTCATCGACCTGCGCGACCGGGGCGGCCTTACCCAGGTCGTTTTTTGCCCCGAGGGCAGCCAGGCCGAGCTGGAGCGCGCCCATGTGCTGCGCACCGAATACGTCCTGGCCGTCAAGGGCCGGGTGCGCGCCCGCCCCGAGGGTATGGCCAATCCCAATATGCCCACCGGCGCGATCGAGGTGGAAGTCAAGGAGTTCAAGCTCCTCAACACTGCCGCCACGCCGCCCTTCCCCATCGAGGACCGCATCGACGCCTCCGAGATGCTGCGGCTCAAGTACCGTTACCTTGACCTGCGCCGGCCCAAGCTCGCGGCCAACTTCATCCTGCGCAACAAGGCGGTCCAGAGCATCCGCCGTTATCTCGACCAACTGGGATTCCTGGAAGTCGAAACCCCGGTGCTCACCAAGTCCACCCCCGAGGGCGCGCGCGATTTCCTGGTCCCCAGCCGGGTCAACAACGGCTCGTTCTACGCCCTGCCCCAGTCGCCCCAGCTGTTCAAGCAGCTGCTCATGATGGCCGGTTTCGACCGCTACTATCAGGTCGTCAAATGCTTCCGCGACGAGGACTTGCGCGCCGACCGCCAGCCGGAGTTCACCCAGGTGGACATCGAGATGAGCTTTGTCGACGAGGAGCAGGTCATGGGCATGGCCGAGACCATGGTCAAGACCATGTTCCGCGAGGCCGCTGGCGTCGCGCTGCCCGAAGTCTTCCCGCGCATGCCCTTTGCCGAGGCCATCCGTGACTACGGCCTGGACAAGCCCGACATCCGCTTTGGCCTGAAACTCGTGGACGTCACCTCCATCGTCAAAAACTCCGGTTTCCAGGTCTTTGCCAAGGCCGAGCTGGTCAAGGGCATCCGCGTGCCCGGCGGCGCGGCCCTGTCGCGCAAGGAGATCGACGACTTCACCGAGTTCGTCAAAATCTACGGGGCCAAGGGCCTGGCCTGGATCAAGATCAAGGAAGACGAGTGGCAGTCGCCTTTTGCCAAGTTCTTAAGCGACGAAGAGAAAAAGGGCCTCACCGAAGCCTTTGGCCTTGAAGTCGGCGACATCGTTTTCTTCCAGGCCGGCGCGGCGGACATGGTCAACAACGCCCTGGGCTATCTGCGCCTCCAGCTTGGCGAACGCTTCGAAATGATCCCCGAGGGCAGCTTCGCTCCGGTCTGGATCACCGATTTTCCGCTTTTGGAATACGATCCCGAGGCCAAGCGCTGGGCGGCCCGCCACCATCCCTTCACCTCGCCCCAGCCCGGCCAGCTCGGAACCCTGGAGTCCGCTCCCGGCGAAGCCCTGGCCCGGGCCTATGACCTGGTCCTTAACGGCAGCGAGATCGGCGGCGGCTCCATCCGTATCCACGACCGCGAGACCCAGCGGGCCATGTTCGCCGTGCTGGGCATCGACGCGAAGGAGGCCGAGGACAAGTTCGGCTTTCTGCTGCGCGCCCTGGAGTACGGCGCGCCGCCCCACGGCGGCATTGCCTTTGGCCTGGACCGCCTTATCATGATCCTGGCCGGGGCCAAGTCCATTCGCGACGTCATCGCCTTCC